One Granulicella sp. 5B5 DNA window includes the following coding sequences:
- a CDS encoding outer membrane beta-barrel protein, translating to MTRRRWTIAVLVALAAATASAANAQTDVAASVYGAFSGTVNGNGVTQSPSNQAGVLVELHHQSNPLLGYEVTYAWNRADQNYSEEVVCPGNPVPTCNVVGPANKFVPANAHEVTADYEVSAHILNLRPFLLAGGGILFNQPAGSQNGAQSQTKGVLVYGGGVDWAVLPHLGIRGQYRGNVYKAPQLATAYSSTGAFFHTAEPMLGAYFRF from the coding sequence ATGACTCGTAGACGGTGGACGATTGCAGTTCTGGTGGCTCTGGCAGCAGCGACGGCGAGCGCAGCGAACGCCCAGACCGACGTGGCTGCGAGTGTGTATGGCGCCTTCAGCGGAACGGTGAATGGTAATGGCGTCACCCAGAGCCCATCGAACCAGGCGGGTGTGCTGGTGGAGTTGCACCACCAGTCCAACCCGCTGCTTGGGTATGAGGTGACGTACGCATGGAACCGGGCAGACCAGAACTATTCGGAGGAGGTCGTTTGCCCTGGAAACCCTGTCCCGACGTGCAACGTGGTTGGGCCAGCGAACAAGTTTGTGCCTGCGAACGCGCATGAGGTGACTGCGGACTATGAGGTGTCGGCGCACATCCTGAACCTGCGGCCATTTCTGCTGGCGGGTGGCGGGATTCTCTTCAACCAACCTGCGGGCTCGCAGAATGGAGCACAGTCGCAGACGAAGGGCGTGCTGGTATACGGCGGCGGAGTGGACTGGGCTGTGTTGCCGCATCTCGGCATCCGTGGGCAGTACCGCGGCAACGTGTACAAGGCCCCACAACTGGCGACTGCATACTCCTCCACGGGTGCGTTCTTCCATACAGCGGAGCCGATGCTGGGGGCTTACTTCCGCTTCTGA
- a CDS encoding exo-alpha-sialidase — protein MSSIRLLVGTRKGAFVLTSDGARKDWTISQPHFAGWELYHLKGSPADPNRLYASQSSGWFGQQIQRSDDGGLTWNPVDNKFAYDGTAGTHQWYDGTPHPWEFKLVWHLEPSLTDPDTCYAGVEDAALFRTIDGGASWHELSGLRTSATGPNWQPGAGGLCLHTIILDKTNPERMVIAISAAGAFRTDDGAKTWKPINKGLYSKYIPDPTAEVGHCVHHVAMHPAKPQTLFMQKHWDVMRSDDAGDQWTKISGNLPTDFGFVIDVHAHQPETVYVVPIKSDAEHFPLDGELKVYRSKSGGNEWEPLTNGLPQKDCYVNVLRDAMSVDQLDDCGIYFGTTGGQVYCSPDGGESWSAITHDLPAVLSVEAQTLP, from the coding sequence ATGTCATCCATCCGACTACTCGTAGGAACCCGCAAAGGCGCCTTCGTGCTCACCTCCGACGGCGCGCGTAAAGACTGGACGATCTCACAGCCGCACTTCGCCGGTTGGGAGCTCTATCACCTCAAGGGCTCACCCGCCGACCCCAACCGTCTCTATGCCTCGCAGTCGTCCGGCTGGTTCGGCCAGCAGATCCAGCGCTCCGACGACGGCGGCCTCACCTGGAACCCGGTCGACAACAAGTTCGCCTACGATGGCACGGCCGGCACGCACCAGTGGTACGACGGCACGCCGCATCCATGGGAGTTCAAGCTCGTCTGGCACCTCGAGCCCTCGCTCACCGACCCCGACACCTGCTACGCGGGCGTCGAGGACGCGGCGCTCTTCCGCACCATTGACGGCGGCGCCTCATGGCATGAGCTGTCCGGCCTGCGCACCAGCGCCACCGGCCCCAACTGGCAGCCCGGCGCGGGCGGGCTCTGCCTGCACACCATCATCCTCGACAAGACCAATCCCGAGCGCATGGTCATCGCCATCTCCGCGGCGGGCGCGTTCCGTACCGACGACGGCGCGAAGACCTGGAAGCCCATCAACAAGGGCCTCTACTCCAAGTACATCCCCGACCCCACGGCGGAGGTCGGCCACTGCGTGCACCATGTCGCCATGCACCCGGCCAAGCCGCAGACGCTGTTCATGCAGAAGCACTGGGACGTGATGCGCTCGGACGACGCCGGTGACCAGTGGACCAAGATCAGCGGCAACCTGCCTACCGACTTCGGCTTCGTCATCGACGTGCACGCACACCAGCCGGAGACGGTCTACGTGGTGCCCATCAAGTCCGACGCTGAACACTTCCCTCTCGACGGTGAGCTGAAGGTCTACCGCAGCAAGTCCGGTGGCAACGAGTGGGAGCCGCTGACCAACGGCCTGCCACAGAAGGACTGCTATGTGAACGTGCTGCGCGATGCGATGTCCGTCGATCAACTCGACGACTGCGGCATCTACTTTGGCACCACCGGCGGCCAGGTCTACTGCTCGCCCGATGGTGGCGAAAGCTGGAGCGCGATTACGCACGATCTGCCCGCGGTGCTCTCAGTTGAAGCACAGACGCTGCCCTAA
- a CDS encoding thiazole synthase, which translates to MDELVIAGRTFRSRLIVGTGKYKDGAETKAAIEVSGAEMVTVAVRRVNLDRSKESLLDFIDPKKYFLLPNTAGCYTAEEAIRAARLGREVGLSDWVKIEVIGDQATLYPDVQATVEATSVLVKEGFTVLPYTTDDIVFAKRLIDVGAAAVMPLGAPIGTGLGIANTYTLRMMRELITEVPLIVDAGLGTASDAALAMEMGFDGVLLNTAMAAAKDPVLMSSAMKKGVEAGREAFLAGRMPKKLYATASSPLEGISK; encoded by the coding sequence ATGGACGAGTTGGTCATTGCAGGACGTACGTTTCGGTCGCGGTTGATTGTTGGAACAGGCAAGTACAAGGATGGCGCTGAGACGAAGGCCGCCATCGAAGTCTCCGGCGCAGAGATGGTCACTGTCGCAGTGCGGCGAGTGAACCTCGACCGAAGTAAGGAATCTTTGCTCGACTTCATCGATCCCAAGAAGTACTTCCTGCTGCCGAACACAGCGGGTTGCTACACCGCAGAAGAGGCGATCCGAGCGGCACGCCTCGGTCGCGAGGTTGGGCTCTCCGACTGGGTCAAGATCGAAGTGATCGGCGACCAGGCGACGCTCTATCCCGACGTGCAGGCGACGGTCGAAGCGACCAGTGTGCTGGTCAAGGAAGGCTTCACCGTCCTCCCTTATACGACAGATGACATCGTCTTCGCCAAGCGTCTGATTGACGTTGGTGCAGCGGCTGTGATGCCTCTTGGCGCTCCTATCGGCACGGGCCTCGGCATCGCGAACACCTATACCTTGCGCATGATGCGCGAACTCATCACGGAGGTTCCGCTGATCGTCGATGCTGGCCTCGGCACCGCGAGCGACGCAGCTCTGGCAATGGAGATGGGCTTTGACGGAGTACTACTCAACACCGCAATGGCCGCTGCGAAGGACCCAGTGCTGATGAGTTCAGCGATGAAGAAGGGCGTCGAAGCCGGTCGCGAAGCGTTCCTCGCCGGACGCATGCCGAAGAAGCTCTATGCCACCGCCAGCTCACCGCTCGAGGGCATCTCGAAGTAA
- a CDS encoding metal/formaldehyde-sensitive transcriptional repressor — translation METTRERAKLINRAKRIHGQVESVERSLIENRDCADVLMLLAAVRGGVDGLMAEVLEDHIRLHLVGPKATALTPELGEELIDLVRAYMK, via the coding sequence ATGGAAACGACACGTGAGCGAGCGAAATTAATCAATCGCGCCAAACGAATCCACGGACAAGTTGAGTCCGTGGAGCGGAGCCTGATTGAAAACCGAGACTGTGCTGATGTACTGATGCTGCTGGCTGCGGTGCGCGGAGGTGTAGACGGCCTCATGGCCGAGGTCCTCGAAGACCATATCCGCCTACATCTCGTTGGGCCAAAGGCAACCGCCCTTACGCCAGAGCTCGGAGAAGAGTTGATCGACCTTGTACGCGCGTATATGAAGTAA
- a CDS encoding carbohydrate porin, translating to MGTLYTGFEVNSKPRYETDAIFDMESAGGRGISEALGLAGFTNLDVVRNPNLGSTPYVARVQLHQTIGFTDTMVNQQRTQFSLATKVPERRLDLRVGKMSLPDVLDINGPGSDSHLQFLNWTADNNGAWDYAADTRGYTYAAVAEYDDKDWSARYALALMPTIANGIDLQWNLRRASGQNVEFEYRKTPFALLPERWLSPERKGVVRALSFVNHANMGDYRTQINEALAERANGDLSAVPVITAHTPQTTVKYGFGLNFEQELTQDVRLFGRFGWNEGQHESYAYTEVDQTFEVGGDIAGSRWGRANDKVGIVGISNAIKRDHQEYLALGGLGFLLGDGALSYAREDILESYYNAHNWRGLYSAFDVQLIAHPGYNQARGPVTVFTVRTHVDF from the coding sequence GTGGGAACGCTATATACGGGGTTCGAGGTGAACTCAAAGCCTCGCTACGAGACAGATGCCATTTTTGATATGGAGTCGGCGGGCGGACGGGGTATCTCCGAGGCATTGGGGCTGGCCGGGTTTACGAACCTTGACGTTGTGCGGAACCCGAACCTGGGGTCAACCCCGTATGTCGCCCGAGTGCAGCTGCATCAGACGATCGGGTTTACGGACACGATGGTGAACCAGCAACGGACACAGTTCTCGCTGGCCACGAAGGTGCCGGAGCGGCGGCTGGACCTGCGGGTGGGGAAGATGAGCCTGCCGGATGTGCTGGACATCAACGGGCCGGGTTCGGACTCGCACCTGCAGTTCCTTAACTGGACGGCCGACAACAATGGCGCGTGGGACTATGCGGCGGACACTCGCGGCTATACCTATGCGGCAGTGGCTGAGTACGACGACAAGGACTGGTCGGCGCGGTATGCGCTGGCGCTGATGCCGACCATCGCTAACGGGATTGACCTGCAGTGGAACCTGCGCCGCGCGAGCGGACAGAATGTGGAGTTCGAGTACCGCAAGACACCGTTTGCTCTGCTACCGGAACGCTGGTTGTCGCCGGAGCGCAAGGGTGTAGTGCGCGCGCTGAGCTTCGTCAACCACGCGAATATGGGTGACTATCGCACGCAGATCAACGAGGCGCTTGCAGAGCGGGCGAACGGGGATCTGAGCGCAGTGCCGGTGATTACGGCGCATACGCCGCAGACGACTGTGAAATACGGGTTTGGGCTGAACTTCGAGCAGGAGCTGACGCAAGATGTGCGTCTGTTTGGGCGTTTTGGGTGGAACGAAGGGCAGCATGAGAGCTATGCGTATACCGAGGTTGACCAGACGTTTGAGGTTGGTGGCGATATCGCTGGCTCGCGTTGGGGACGAGCGAATGACAAGGTCGGCATTGTCGGAATTTCCAATGCGATCAAGCGCGATCACCAGGAGTACCTGGCGCTGGGCGGGCTGGGGTTCCTGCTGGGGGATGGGGCGCTAAGCTATGCGCGCGAGGACATCCTGGAGAGCTACTACAACGCACACAACTGGCGGGGGCTGTACAGCGCGTTCGATGTGCAGTTGATCGCGCATCCGGGCTACAACCAGGCGCGCGGGCCGGTGACCGTGTTCACCGTACGGACGCACGTAGACTTCTAG
- a CDS encoding DUF1015 domain-containing protein — translation MARLYPFRALRYDPARVSMTDVVTQPYDKISPEMQERYYQASPYNLIRVILGKHLPGDTDAQNVYTRAAATLSDWRNEGVLKEEAEPALYGYSQTYTVPGTDEVRERRGFIGLAQLSDYADRVVYRHEQTFPKHKSDRLALFKATRAYCEQIYMLYSDPTFTAEQIIFAEGAAPELEITDEYDVVHRVWKLTDPALIQKVLATMDDKWLLIADGHHRYETSTAYMFERAAELGVDPKAAPKTDANGLPQPAFPEQAMMMTFVNMDAPGITILPTHRVAFGLPHFNGRDFARKAEQYFTVTEIPANTDGKLPGAAGLLKALNETEGVAFVAATRDGDFLLKPKPEAVAPLLADLSPRKQQLDVTQLHKVVLDKLLGLNEETVRAGSNVRYLREATDALQQVGSGNADVAFLIKPVTLEQMKDVSLNLEVMPQKSTDFYPKLLSGLAMYTLD, via the coding sequence ATGGCTCGCCTTTACCCGTTCCGCGCTCTCCGTTACGATCCAGCCCGCGTCAGCATGACCGATGTCGTTACCCAGCCCTACGACAAGATCTCCCCGGAGATGCAGGAACGCTACTACCAGGCCAGCCCCTACAACCTCATCCGCGTCATCCTGGGCAAGCACCTGCCCGGCGATACAGACGCCCAGAACGTCTACACCCGCGCCGCCGCCACGCTGAGCGACTGGCGCAACGAAGGTGTCCTGAAGGAAGAGGCCGAGCCTGCCCTCTACGGATACTCGCAGACCTATACGGTGCCCGGCACCGACGAGGTGCGCGAGCGCCGCGGGTTCATCGGCCTGGCGCAGCTCTCCGACTACGCCGACCGCGTCGTCTATCGCCACGAGCAGACGTTCCCGAAGCATAAGTCCGACCGGCTTGCACTCTTCAAGGCCACGCGCGCCTACTGCGAGCAGATCTACATGCTCTACTCGGACCCGACATTTACCGCCGAGCAGATCATCTTTGCTGAGGGTGCCGCGCCGGAGCTGGAGATCACCGATGAGTACGATGTCGTGCATCGTGTGTGGAAGCTCACCGATCCTGCACTGATCCAGAAGGTGCTGGCAACGATGGACGACAAGTGGCTGCTCATCGCTGATGGGCATCACCGCTATGAGACCTCGACGGCCTACATGTTCGAGCGCGCCGCCGAGCTTGGCGTCGACCCCAAGGCCGCGCCGAAGACCGACGCAAATGGCCTGCCGCAGCCGGCCTTCCCCGAGCAGGCGATGATGATGACCTTCGTGAATATGGACGCGCCCGGCATCACCATCCTGCCGACGCACCGTGTCGCCTTCGGCCTGCCACACTTCAACGGCCGCGACTTCGCACGGAAGGCCGAACAGTACTTCACAGTGACAGAGATTCCGGCTAACACCGACGGCAAACTGCCCGGTGCGGCAGGCCTGCTCAAGGCCTTGAACGAGACTGAGGGGGTAGCGTTCGTCGCCGCCACGCGCGATGGAGATTTTCTGCTGAAGCCCAAGCCTGAGGCCGTTGCGCCATTGCTCGCGGACCTTTCGCCACGCAAGCAGCAACTGGATGTGACGCAACTGCACAAGGTGGTGCTGGATAAGCTGCTGGGTCTGAACGAAGAGACGGTACGAGCAGGCTCCAACGTGCGTTACCTGCGCGAGGCCACCGACGCCCTGCAACAGGTGGGCAGCGGCAATGCCGATGTTGCTTTCCTCATCAAGCCCGTCACGCTGGAGCAGATGAAGGACGTCTCGCTGAACCTGGAAGTGATGCCGCAGAAGTCGACGGACTTCTATCCGAAGCTGCTCAGCGGACTGGCGATGTACACGCTGGACTAG
- a CDS encoding DUF3592 domain-containing protein translates to MFALQEILALKNRFYRLSASFLPWIGGVLMALAALSAANTWWTFKSWPRAEAVVTETSASQDAMGNVTYATHLRFRLPSGQLVTFTDPVTSTDPDDPDLPTAATVPVAYPSGLPGSARIASIGRLYRLAIVLGILGIAFFDVGLISRLRLKKSQAGLSPKRVKPPMV, encoded by the coding sequence ATGTTTGCCCTTCAAGAAATACTCGCGCTGAAAAACCGGTTCTATCGCCTCAGCGCATCTTTTCTTCCATGGATCGGCGGCGTACTGATGGCTCTTGCAGCCCTCTCTGCCGCGAACACCTGGTGGACCTTCAAATCCTGGCCTCGTGCTGAGGCCGTAGTCACCGAAACCAGCGCCTCGCAGGATGCAATGGGAAACGTCACCTACGCCACCCACCTCCGTTTCCGCCTGCCCTCCGGCCAACTCGTCACCTTCACGGACCCCGTCACCAGCACAGACCCTGACGACCCCGATCTCCCCACTGCCGCCACGGTTCCCGTCGCCTATCCATCCGGCCTGCCCGGTTCCGCCCGCATCGCTTCAATCGGTCGCCTGTACCGGCTGGCAATAGTTCTCGGCATTCTCGGCATCGCCTTTTTCGACGTTGGGCTGATCTCCCGCCTGCGCCTCAAGAAAAGCCAGGCCGGACTGAGCCCCAAGCGTGTCAAGCCTCCGATGGTCTAG
- a CDS encoding type II toxin-antitoxin system RelE/ParE family toxin, whose amino-acid sequence MADLREIGTFTLEKWGIQQAEMYLDEIDDTCVFIAKNLRVGRVYDPSHPTWRRFEHKSHVILYSQNRSGVTIQLILHKSRLLPSTPR is encoded by the coding sequence TTGGCCGACCTAAGGGAAATAGGAACTTTCACCCTCGAAAAGTGGGGAATCCAGCAGGCAGAAATGTATCTCGACGAAATCGACGATACCTGTGTGTTCATCGCCAAGAACCTCCGGGTCGGGCGGGTCTACGATCCCTCGCATCCAACTTGGCGAAGATTCGAGCACAAGAGTCACGTCATTCTTTACTCCCAAAACCGGTCCGGCGTGACCATCCAGCTCATCCTGCACAAGAGCCGTCTGCTGCCCTCGACTCCTCGCTGA
- a CDS encoding GNAT family N-acetyltransferase, whose translation MILRPVVEADFAEVVALANLAYRGTGAGASWNVEEGIIEGQRLSDSSLREELAAKPNGVLLVWRDTEDGPLLGTAWLNPEAGGVWYLGLLTVRPDRQNRQLGRTLLAAAEGYASERGGTRIRMTVLHVRVGLIAWYERRGYTKTGDTEPFPYGDERLGKPLRDDLHFIVLEREIV comes from the coding sequence ATGATCTTGCGGCCTGTAGTGGAAGCGGACTTTGCAGAGGTGGTTGCGCTGGCGAACCTCGCCTATCGAGGCACCGGCGCGGGTGCGAGCTGGAACGTCGAAGAAGGAATTATCGAAGGGCAGCGCCTGAGCGATTCGTCGCTGCGGGAAGAGCTGGCGGCCAAGCCCAACGGCGTTCTGCTGGTGTGGCGCGATACTGAGGATGGCCCGCTGCTGGGTACGGCGTGGCTGAACCCGGAGGCTGGCGGCGTCTGGTATCTCGGCCTGCTGACGGTGCGTCCTGACCGCCAGAACCGCCAGCTTGGACGCACGTTGCTCGCTGCCGCTGAAGGCTACGCCAGCGAGCGCGGAGGCACACGCATCCGCATGACGGTGCTGCATGTGCGCGTGGGGCTGATTGCGTGGTACGAGCGGCGCGGTTATACGAAGACCGGCGATACCGAGCCGTTTCCGTATGGCGACGAGCGCCTGGGCAAGCCGTTGCGCGACGATCTGCACTTCATCGTGCTGGAGCGCGAGATCGTCTAA
- a CDS encoding DUF3185 domain-containing protein: MKPVTIIGAILIIVGIVGFAVGGFTFSHEKKDVDLGPLQVSHEQKNTVPIPPILSTIALIGGIALVAAGVKSR; encoded by the coding sequence ATGAAACCTGTCACCATCATTGGCGCAATCCTGATTATCGTGGGCATTGTTGGATTCGCCGTCGGCGGCTTTACGTTCTCACATGAGAAGAAAGACGTGGACCTCGGGCCCCTGCAGGTTTCTCATGAGCAGAAGAATACTGTTCCCATTCCTCCGATCCTGAGCACAATCGCTCTGATAGGTGGGATTGCCCTAGTCGCTGCCGGGGTGAAGAGCCGCTAA